In the genome of Bacillus sp. S3, one region contains:
- the recJ gene encoding single-stranded-DNA-specific exonuclease RecJ: protein MLKSKTRWIVRSSDHNLVNMLANELKITPLVASLLVNRGLDTVDSARYFLFGKDEFHDPYLLKDMDLAVKRIRKAIEDQEPILIYGDYDADGVSSTSVLMITLRELGANVQFYIPNRFTEGYGPNEQAFRQAAENGINLIITVDTGISAVHEAAVAKELGIDLIITDHHEPGPVLPEALAIIHPKLPESIYPFRELAGVGVAFKLAHALYGEIPEHLFEIAVIGTIADLVSLKGENRLIAKKGLEKLKVTQNIGLKAILKLSGVNPNAINEETIGFTLAPRINAVGRLEDADLAVQLILTDDPDEAQHLAEEMDTLNKTRQSIVNSITAEAIEEVERNFPIEENKVLVVGKEGWNAGVIGIVASRLVEKYYRPTIVLNFDPNKGLAKGSARSIAGFDLFKNLSACREILPHFGGHPMAAGMTLKLEDVAELRDRLNKLAGEQLSAEDFIPVTLLDEEIHLDDIQLSSLEELNLLSPFGMDNPKPKVLIHNVEIGNMRKIGSEQNHLKILINEGNANLDGIGFGLGALADQISPASKISLIGELSINEWNNIRKPQIFIHDLAIESWQLFDFRGQKRLKSMKDIVPAENRKFILFNKEIFEKIGSDLQDESILIQNLEEAKAFDGNRANIALVDFPPSKEMLKVLLEGSQPSRIYTYFYKESSDFFSTVPTRDHFKWFYAYLMKKGPLDLKRHGDMIAKHRGWSQETLYFMTKVFSELDFVTIYNGFITLNNQAQKRDLTDSRTYQRKQAQYALEKDLLFSSFQELKGWFDQVIQESVETEEAITEWI from the coding sequence ATGTTAAAGTCAAAAACAAGATGGATTGTTCGCAGTTCTGATCACAATCTAGTCAACATGCTGGCAAATGAATTGAAAATAACACCTCTAGTTGCGTCACTGCTTGTTAACCGTGGCTTAGATACCGTTGATTCAGCACGGTATTTTTTATTTGGGAAGGATGAGTTCCATGACCCATATCTTTTAAAAGATATGGACCTGGCAGTTAAGAGAATTCGGAAAGCAATCGAAGATCAAGAACCTATTCTTATTTATGGTGATTATGACGCTGATGGCGTTAGCAGTACATCGGTATTAATGATCACACTACGTGAGCTTGGTGCCAATGTGCAATTTTACATCCCGAATCGTTTTACAGAAGGGTATGGCCCGAATGAACAGGCATTCCGCCAAGCTGCGGAAAATGGAATAAATTTAATTATTACCGTGGATACTGGAATATCAGCCGTCCATGAAGCTGCCGTTGCAAAAGAGCTGGGAATCGATCTCATCATTACGGATCATCATGAACCAGGTCCAGTTCTGCCAGAGGCATTAGCGATTATTCACCCTAAGCTTCCCGAAAGTATTTATCCGTTTCGTGAATTAGCAGGTGTTGGTGTCGCATTTAAGCTCGCTCATGCCCTATATGGGGAAATTCCTGAGCATTTGTTCGAAATAGCGGTTATTGGAACGATAGCGGATTTGGTATCGTTAAAAGGCGAAAATCGTTTAATAGCCAAAAAAGGTCTAGAAAAACTGAAAGTTACGCAAAATATTGGTCTTAAAGCCATCTTAAAATTATCCGGTGTCAATCCTAATGCGATAAATGAAGAAACGATTGGCTTCACGCTTGCGCCAAGAATTAATGCTGTCGGCAGATTAGAAGATGCTGACTTAGCTGTTCAGCTGATACTGACAGATGATCCTGATGAGGCACAGCATTTAGCGGAAGAAATGGATACCTTAAATAAGACTAGGCAATCGATTGTCAATTCAATCACAGCTGAAGCCATTGAAGAGGTTGAAAGGAATTTCCCGATTGAGGAAAATAAGGTCCTTGTTGTGGGGAAAGAAGGCTGGAACGCCGGTGTTATTGGTATTGTCGCTTCAAGGCTAGTTGAAAAATACTATCGGCCAACAATCGTGTTAAATTTTGACCCTAATAAAGGGTTAGCGAAGGGCTCTGCCAGGAGTATTGCCGGATTTGATTTATTTAAAAATTTATCTGCCTGCCGAGAGATTCTCCCGCACTTTGGCGGACATCCAATGGCAGCAGGCATGACCTTGAAGCTTGAAGATGTTGCCGAGCTTAGGGATCGATTAAATAAGCTTGCAGGCGAGCAATTATCTGCTGAGGATTTTATACCTGTAACACTACTTGACGAGGAAATCCATCTGGATGATATCCAACTATCTTCTTTAGAAGAATTGAATTTGCTTTCTCCTTTTGGCATGGACAACCCTAAGCCAAAAGTCTTAATTCATAATGTCGAAATTGGCAATATGAGAAAAATTGGCAGTGAGCAAAACCATTTAAAGATTTTAATCAATGAAGGTAATGCAAACCTTGACGGAATAGGCTTTGGGTTAGGGGCATTAGCCGACCAAATTTCCCCAGCATCAAAAATTTCATTAATTGGAGAATTATCTATTAATGAATGGAACAATATACGTAAACCACAAATTTTTATCCATGACCTCGCTATAGAATCATGGCAGTTATTTGATTTTCGCGGACAAAAGAGACTCAAAAGTATGAAAGATATTGTCCCAGCTGAAAACCGGAAATTCATCCTTTTTAATAAAGAGATTTTTGAAAAAATAGGCTCTGATCTGCAAGATGAGTCCATTCTTATTCAAAATCTTGAAGAGGCAAAGGCTTTTGATGGTAATCGGGCAAATATCGCTTTAGTTGATTTTCCCCCTTCAAAGGAGATGCTAAAAGTCTTATTAGAAGGTAGTCAGCCATCCAGAATTTATACTTATTTTTATAAAGAATCCAGTGATTTTTTCAGTACGGTTCCGACTCGCGACCATTTTAAATGGTTTTATGCCTACCTCATGAAAAAAGGCCCGCTTGACCTGAAAAGACATGGCGATATGATTGCCAAGCATCGCGGCTGGTCGCAGGAAACTCTTTATTTTATGACAAAGGTGTTTTCTGAACTGGATTTTGTTACAATATACAATGGATTTATTACTTTGAACAATCAAGCGCAAAAGCGTGATTTAACTGACTCAAGAACCTATCAAAGGAAACAGGCACAATATGCCCTTGAAAAGGATTTGTTGTTTTCATCCTTTCAGGAATTAAAAGGCTGGTTCGATCAAGTTATTCAAGAGTCAGTTGAAACTGAGGAGGCAATTACAGAATGGATTTAA